A part of Leptospiraceae bacterium genomic DNA contains:
- a CDS encoding DUF1304 domain-containing protein, whose translation MVALGLVGLVAFEHIYILVLEMFLWETRALKVFEMTAEYAASTKVLAMNQGLYNGFLAAGLIWGLFFIQNQDWKVNVLNFFLGCVIVAGVYGGFTAKMSIILTQGLPALLAFLALNFLYKKG comes from the coding sequence ATGGTAGCATTGGGACTTGTAGGGCTTGTAGCATTTGAGCATATTTACATTTTAGTTTTAGAAATGTTTCTTTGGGAAACAAGGGCACTAAAGGTTTTTGAAATGACTGCGGAATACGCGGCATCAACAAAAGTGCTTGCAATGAACCAAGGATTGTACAATGGATTTTTAGCAGCCGGACTTATTTGGGGATTGTTTTTTATTCAAAACCAAGATTGGAAAGTAAATGTTTTAAATTTTTTTCTAGGTTGTGTCATTGTCGCTGGAGTTTACGGTGGATTTACCGCAAAGATGAGTATTATTCTCACACAAGGACTTCCAGCATTATTAGCATTTCTTGCTTTAAACTTTTTATACAAAAAAGGGTAA